A genomic region of Rhipicephalus sanguineus isolate Rsan-2018 chromosome 1, BIME_Rsan_1.4, whole genome shotgun sequence contains the following coding sequences:
- the LOC119379653 gene encoding uncharacterized protein LOC119379653, which translates to MATWTGDDWHGEADRDIVEEPARVAVRNSSLECDIDASVTVARSSYMAAAKRSGPLVDMPSEKSGLSLDEDSLLEGDLDKDFPRGDGALIPGFSDVSLPPKHTITADPLDLSLSESDDSFGQQSPVSRPLATIPEEPELEELEMEHPPERNPEELSTHMEEEPAPLMLDALPIQDHELSTEAGNVPEKLAPPPAESRPVPPSLSQRNQLGPRRKVTPVSIEVQSSVGAEFSPPVMAKGSVANQFLEKIGQLRGATVLSEGGHDTCTLAEDLMSIEGSQKQPDKYKKEEFGELFTKKSVVAAQSASKSQAQSQTETEAESDDEDSSVDFDHLPIRRRMDIWKRREDRAIRKGLILIPKVGKQGRFPISAAGL; encoded by the exons ATGGCCACCTGGACCGGGGACGACTGGCACGGCGAGGCGGATCGTGACATTGTTGAAGAGCCGGCCCGGGTGGCCGTCCGAAATTCCAGCCTCGAGTGCGACATCGACGCCTCGGTCACGGTGGCGcgctctagctacatggccgccgcG AAACGTTCTGGTCCACTTGTGGATATGCCATCTGAAAAGTCTGGACTATCTCTAGA CGAGGACAGTCTCTTGGAAGGCGACCTAGACAAGGACTTCCCACGAGGTGATGGCGCCCTCATTCCAGGGTTCTCGGATGTTTCCCTCCCCCCGAAGCACACCATCACTGCCGATCCATTAG ACTTGAGTTTGTCGGAGAGCGACGACTCGTTTGGACAGCAGTCGCCCGTGTCCAGACCCCTGGCCACGATCCCGGAGGAGCCCGAGCTGGAGGAGCTCGAGATGGAGCACCCACCCGAGCGCAACCCCGAGGAACTGAGCACGCACATGGAAGAGGAGCCAGCTCCTCTCATGCTCGACGCGCTGCCCATTCAGGACCACGAGCTCTCCACAGAGGCCGGAAACG TGCCCGAAAAGCTGGCACCACCGCCAGCCGAAAGCCGGCCTGTGCCACCATCGCTGTCCCAGCGAAACCAGCTGGGGCCACGCCGTAAGGTAACACCAGTTTCGATCGAAGTCCAGAGTTCGGTAGGTGCCGAATTCTCTCCACCTGTAATGGCCAAGGGCTCCGTGGCCAACCAGTTCCTCGAGAAGATTGGCCAGCTGCGTGGTGCCACGGTGTTGTCCGAAGGAGGCCACGACACGTGCACACTGGCCGAGGACCTCATGAGCATTGAGGGCTCCCAAAAGCAGCCGGACAAATACAAAAAGGAAGAGTTCGGGGAGCTATTCACCAAAAAGTC GGTCGTTGCTGCACAATCCGCTTCAAAATCGCAG GCCCAGTCTCAGACCGAAACAGAGGCCGAGTCCGACGACGAAGACTCCTCTGTGGACTTCGACCATCTGCCGATCCGAAGGCGCATGGACATTTGGAAGAGACGAGAGGACCGTGCGATCCGCAAGGGCCT GATACTGATTCCCAAGGTGGGCAAGCAGGGCCGCTTCCCGATATCCGCTGCTGGCCTTTGA